TATGAGTAAAAAAATAGTTGAATAAATTAAAGGAATTAACCTTTTAATAGTGGAAATGAAAGGAGTAGTGAAATGATTTCTTTCCCCCGCACAAACTCCTGTTTACTTTCTCATAAATAAGTGAATGGTTGTGGCAAAAGTAAATCGCCCATGATTCATTGTCATGTTCCAACATTTACAGGATTTCTagactggtacagtggtacctcgggttacaaacgcttcaggttgcagactccactaacctggaagtggtacctcaggttaagaactttacttcaggatgagaacagaaattgtggtctgacggcgcggcggcagcaggaggccccattagctaaagtggtacctcaggttaagaacagtttcaggttaagaacggacctccggaacaaattaagttcttaaccagaggtaccactatttaAATAGAAGCGTAGCGAAGAGACCTCCCAGATCTTAATGTCTCATCCTTATGAGGTCAGCCTGGTTTGAGAACTCTTCAGTTGGCACATTCTCTTGTGCTTCATGGAGCACTCTGCCTTGAAAATCTACAGGTTCGTGTTTCAAAACGGGATGAGTGTGTGGCACATGCTGACCTGCACATTCAATGCCCCACAGGGCTTTTATGTCAAGCCTCTGACTTCATGCTTCTTAGACTCCTTGGTTCATGATTCAGTCTAGAGTGCCAGTTTACAGCTtgcggcactgtgggttaaaaccacagagcctagggcttgccgatcagaaggtcggcggttcgaatccccgcgatggggtgagctcccgttgctcggtcccagctcctgccaacctagcagttcgaaagcacgtcaaagtgcaagtagcaagggcgtacccaccacggggcaagttagggcagctgccctactctagaagccagctgccccccccccaagctaaaaagaaagaagaaatctcaatgcgAAAAGCGGGgtgcgcggccccagccagaaagaaacagaccagccctcccccctttcccctttccataacccatcgcactttctcctctccccctcccactatcgagctgcaaaagcggtggggtgtaaacgtaagagacggagggatcctcgcttgttctccccaccccaccccaaccacccccaccaagaagtcacttctttgtagttttctcccctgcagcaggagaaacagacacTCCCCCAATTCAAAatacagtcagtcagtcagtcagcagcaaacgcacacacacacgcacacgcacacacacacacacacacacacacacacacacacacagtgcaggctccttcaacccttccaagatcctccctccccccactttctccccggatcgaggcactcacactcacttttctggctgggtgccttgatgtctatgcagagcagcttcaggggcagctcagccagggacagtggctgcggagccagcccaggaggcacagtggggagccgggtgggaagcagaggaggaggaggctgagccgtctgcgctcggggcagaaacagcgcacccgggggatggggcgagctgcccagaggggcgaccagtgccgtgggcaggggggcaggagggggcaattgcccccccctagaagcaaaaggctaaggggtgcagcgtggcagccccaggctccggctcccagcgcaaagctccagaggcgcaaggggagcgtaagcggaggagcgctaagcgggagcggggagtgtaagtggaggaggcagccacaggctcgcgttccccacgcacctctggagcttcgcgccgggaacaagagcctggggctgcctcctcagaagagctgggaggacgcaggccacatagccccgcccacattcccactgtggcccctcccctcccgccccttgcccccgccccttgccccccctaattttgatcctgggtacgcccctggcaagtagataaataggtactgctccggcaggaaggtaaatggcatttctgtgagctgctctggtttgccagaagcggcttagtcatgctggctacatgacctggaagctgtacgccggctccctcagccaatagagcaccgcaaccccagagtaggtcacgactggacctaatggtcaggggtccctttaccttacaaccGACAATATAAGAAAGTCAAAAACTGTCTGCTGCAATCAGCATGTGTGCAGGGTTCATGTGGGTGAGTAGCATGAAATGTGAGGTAAGGAAGGCTTCCTTTGTCGAAACTGAACTCACCTCACAAGGCTGTAAGGACACCAACAACACATGCACTATGAGAGGACAGAACTGCTGGGTTTAGCTGTATGGCTTGCTACATACATTTTAGGTCATAATATCACTTCTTTGTTCCGCAAATACGTTGGGAAGGGGGAAATTTCAGCAGACATAGCAAGGCCAGATCCAGTCAGCAAAACTGCTCGTCTGCAGTAAACGCCTTGAAATAATACTTTAACCACAACGAGTATGTAGCAAAATGCTGAACATCTTTAGCCATACAGGAAGTTTAATGCTGAGATATCTCTAACCAATCAGGAGCGTCACAAGCCTCAAACCAGGAAACCCTTCCAAGTACAGTATATGCGAACGTTGCTGCAAACAACTTCTCACTCGGCTTCTTTatctttaactttttttaaaataaaaaaacttcttTGTGCATTTGTAGGATGGCAAGACAAATGTGAAGTCCATCATGGCAAAGTTTAGTAACAACCCAGCTGGGGAGGTTGACAGCCGACAAGCCAGAGTTGCAGGACAGCCGTCGTTGGTGGCAAGGACTGCATTTGAGAAATTTAACCACCTGGAAAATGCCGCTGCACCTCCCAGACCCAGCAACATCCACAAATCTCCATCTTTTAAACCACCTTTGGGCACCAAACCGTCTCTTCCTGACACATCGGACAAGGACCCAAAGCCACCCCATTTGAAGAGCAATGCAGTGGCCAGCAAGGTTGCTGCCCTGGCGCAGGCAGCTAACAGGGAAACGAGTGAAAAACCTGGATTTCCTAGGCCTTTGGGTCCCAAACCTAGCGATGGACAAAAAGCTGAATCCAGGCCATTGTTCCCAAAGCCTCCTGACAACAGGTTGCCTGGCTCCGCAGCACCAAAAAATGAACTCAGGCCACCGGGACTACCCAGGTCAAACTTTAAACCTGAACCTCAAGGAAACGAGACAAAGCCTGTGTCTCAAATGGCGGCtggatttaaagaaaaaataaccGCGGCCTCGCAGAATGACCCCAAACCTCCTTTTCCAAAGCCAGCCCTTGGGAAGAAACCAGGTCTACATCCTGTCCCCAATGAAGAGACTCCCCCAAAATACCCCTCCTTGAATCAGACTTCTCCAAGCCCACTAGGCCTCAAACCCAAACCCAACTCATTTATAATGGCCAAGGATGccgaaggaaagagagagaatgggatGGATCCCACAGCTAGCGCTTTCCCTGGTGTAACCTTGAGACACGTCGCCGACAAGAGCAACCTGTCTCCGGCCCCCCAAAAATCTTACGGCCAACAGAGCAACGAAGAAGCAAGACCAAGTGTGGCCAAGAATATTTTCAAAGTCAGTCAAGAGGATTCTGGGTCAACTTCTGGAGGACCTAAATTCACTGGTCTGCCCAGGGCGACTATGACAGGACCTTGGGATAGCAACTctgaaaaagaagagaaggaCAAGAATTTGCCGAGACGGAAGGCAATCCCTCCGCCATTCAAATTAGGTCCGGCCCCGCAGAAACCCAGCAGACCACCAACGGTGAACCTTGAAAAATTCAGGAAATACACTGGAGAAAGTGAGTTATTCATCCCCTATTTGCTGTTGATTTTATGCATGGTGGAAGAAAAGCTCctctatgctgggggggggggggagacataatAAGAATAATGTGCCATGCAAAAATATTTCCCCAATACATCTTGTActgaattgtgttttattgcgTAGTAGGGAACGCTCCATTGTCACTGATTCTCTCACTGTGTTGGTTACCTGGAGCTTTTGACTGGGCCACGCtagatatttatttcatttatttaccaAAATCCATATACTGCTTGAATTTTAGTAAAATAGATGGGTGCAATTTTACCCTGGTTGCACTTTTTAAACAGAGAAAACGGCATCCACAGAGCTGATCGGGAGAGGAATGTGTTACCCTTTCCCCCACTTGCCATTTCCCACCCCAAACTGCCACTAGGGACTCTCCCACCTTGTGAAATTCCCTTCTTAATGTGTGTTCGCCTGCACAGGGAACTTTGTGAGGCAGGAAAGCTTGCTAGACATGGCGATTTGGAACGATGGAACAGTAACAAGAGAAAAGGTTAAGCACCCGCTCACTCTATGCCGACACCCCCTCTGACTTTCTGGTGCCAAATCATTACAATATTGCTTCTCCTTATTAGAAAGCGGTCTTGAGGAAAAGTGATATGCattcaaggatttttttttcagggggagagGGGCTAAGTAGAACAGTGAAGGGTGGGGGACACAGCCTAGTTTCTCACAAAAATGGAGAAGAACGGTGTGCATACGTTTTGTTTCACctctcaggttctacaaatgctaaaAACTGTTTGAAAAATGGGGTTTCTGGtccatgtgggggtgggggtgcaactGCCCCTCTCCCACCCTTGTGGTTGCCCGTGGATGCCTCTGTGTGTAATATGCAGCCTAGACCACCAGCAGGAAGGCTAGAAGTAGATATGGGGATGCAAAGTCCAGTTATGTTCATTCATGCTaaggtggtggcagagggggaaaTCAGTTCAGCCGTTCTGAACCTGTCCCTGTTTGGAATTAAAACTGGGAAGTCTCCAAGCTTTCTCGTGTAGAAAGTTCCCTTCATGTCGAAAACAAAAGTAAACTAGCACATCAGATAGAATTTTAGGGATGGTTGCCACAGGGGCTTTTGGATGTATGGAAACATTAAAGTAATGTCACACCCATCTATGTTCTGAACTGGTGAAGTTCCAGAAGGATCAACCATCTGCCTTTTCCAAATTTGTGAACCCCCCATTTTACTGCTTCAGACTTGCAGCAGTCTAGGTGACCACAATATTAGAACTGAGACCAGGACAGAGCTCCTGTGCCTGCAATAGCATCGATGCACCTCCATAATCAGgaacacctgttgaatttctgcattgaacactaaaaaaaggggggtgctGTATAAATGCAAGCTACTCCTTATGCTATCAGTTTAAACTTCCCATTATTTTATGCTGCATCATTATCTCAAATTTAATGCACAGAACTTGTTGTGTTCCTCCCTAAACTTTCACTTTCAGCTTCTTGttcttagttttattttatttttactttttcggACACTTATTACATAACTTGCTAGGGTTGCTGTTGAATCGCTTTCTATAATACAGTAGTTCTAAAAGTTTGTTCTTTTTGTCTATTGAGGGGAAACATACAAATACACTTTACCAAAAAAGTGTGTTCCTGGATGCTATTCGCCCCAAGAAAGGGGGGGATgggcactattattatttttaaacatccATCAGCATGAAAGTTGCGTAGCCACACTTTTGTTTTCACCATTATAACAGTTTTGTGCTGGTTTTAATGCATGTGCTgtattttgtaagtcacttttgaGTTAAGAAAAAAAACCAGCTTATACAGTACATGCAATTATGAATAATTTAAATATCTATTTATAAGTGTATTTCTACATGTGTAGCCTATATATGTGTCTGggttgctatttttcttttttttaaaaaaaacaaaacattattgcTAGTACTAAGCCTTTCTGCATTTAAATAGATTTCATTAACTATTTGTAAgaatttggttttaaaaaaatatgtttatagTTATTAACTGATTGGAGTTAACTTTGTATGCACATTAATTTTGCaagtaaatatatttaaataaaagatggggaaagtgggtggattttgtgttttaattgtgtgtgAGATGACTGCTCTTCACTTGCTTCTTCTATTGTCATGTATTAAGTTTGAACTTGTTTTAACTCCACTGTTTGTCTTGCCCCTGTCTCTTATTTATCTCTATTGCTTTCTCTCAGCTATCTTACCTTAGTCTTACCACACATTCAGTACTAATCCCACTTACTAAACTCCTTAGTTATGGATCTTTGGCACATTAAATACTCAGACGTCTCCTTTTCATCCTGTTTTAAGGAAAGCTTATCTCTGACCCTTGACATTTCCTCCTTGATGTATGATTTGATTGCTTTTCATTCTACATTGATAAATTATTGTATATAGCCTTTGCTGTGCTCCATCCCAGACACCAGGTCTGAGTGACAACAGCTTACGGGAATCAAGCTGAAAAAGAGCAGGGAAGGGTTGGACGGCATTGCTCCATTCAAAGTCCCCTACAACTGCattaaagtaaaaaaataaaaatgcaaggaaGATCCAAATCATTGCTCTTTTTTTATGGCACACGCTCATGCTTATATATAAGACGCGCAGCAGATGCCAGACCTACACCTAGCAAGATGGCAACGAAATACAGGAGTCTGCGTTTTAAGCAGCATGCAAGAAAAAGGAAACTTCTGCAGATGCAGTAGGAAGTGGATGTTGTTATAATTAAGCAATTtgggaacttttttatttttttaagaaacagcaatGTGCAAACAGGCACTTTCTAAAGTTCCCATGGTAAGCTGgtgttgttttaaaatcaaaCTGCAAATTGCTGTTAcaattgacaaacttagttggtctctaaggtgctactggaaagaattttttatttttaaaaaagagtaagcgagagaaactgaaataataataataataataataataataataataataataataataaattatttataccccgcccatctggccgggttcccccagccactctgggcggcttccaacaaaacattaaaatacagaaatcaaacattaaaagcttccctaaacagggctgccttgagatgccttctaaaggtctggtaactgttgttctctttgacctgtggtgggagggcattccacagggtgggtgccactaccgagcaggccctctgcctggttccctgtaacttggcttctcgtagcgagggaaccggcagaagacccttggcgctggacctcagtgtccgggcagaacgatgggggtggagatgctccttcaggtatactggaccgaggccgtttagggctttaaaggtcaacaccaacactttgaattgtgctcggaaacgtactgggagccaatgtaggtctttcaggactggtgttatgtggtctcggcggccgctcccagtcaccagtctagctgccacattctgggttagttgtagtttccgggtcaccttcaaaggtagccccacgtagagcgcattgcagtagtccaagtgagggataactagagcatgcaccactctggcgagacagtccatgggcaggtagggtctcagcctgcgtaccagatggagctgataaacagctgatAAATAGACAGATTCAACCTTCCCTATCTATCCTTCATGCAAATTGCAATGCTAGGTTCCTCCTGTGTATAAAAATGGAgctccctgtgatttcccccttaAATATTAtatctttttcttcccttgcagGCTCCAGCAAACCCCATGTGGCAGGTTTACCTCCTGCACTTCCACTGCCTGTTTCGACCCTGCAAACCGCCACCCAGCTgcctcccccgcctcctccatcAGCTTCCCATCCATCAGCACAAGCTCCAGTCCTTCCCCCAAGAAACATCAAGCCCAGGTATGTCTCTATGTAAATGAATGTGAAATCTGTGTgcgcggggtggtggtggtttacaTTCTGCTCTCATTTCACGGGGAACGAGGGAGCTTCTGATCTCACATTTATCAAAGTGTCTTCCCCGTACAGTCATCCTGAAGTACCTTGTCTTTGGCACTCATCATGtcccttgttttcttttgctgctttgtGACGGGGATGTGacggggatgcgggtggcactgtgggctaaaccactgcgcctcttgagcttgccgatcggaaggtcggcggttcaaatatccgtgatgggatgagctcccgttgccctgtcccagctcctgccaacctagcagttcaaaagcacaccagtgcaagtagataaataggtacccctacggtgggaaggcaaacggcatgtCCTTGAACCCTAGAGGCCATGCAAAAGCCAAATTAGACATAATGCAGCAGTAGCTGCCACATTTCTTTAATCATCCACCTCGAGaacccagatgttcttggactaaaactcccattatcctCAGCCAGCTAATGTATTTGTgactatatattaaaaaaatgggCATAAGCGATTTTTATGCAAATGATTACCCTCTTTCCCCTCTTCTATAGTGATGCTTAAGCAGCCACCCTGTTCATGCCAAAGACGGGGAGTGGTGACTTTTCCCCCCATATGGAAATGGAAAGCTAAACATTTCTCTGACCTtatatagttctagttacaggtaggtagccatgttggtctgagtcgaagcaaaataaaaaattccttcagtagcaccttaaagaccaactaagtttatattttggtatgagctttcgtgtgcatgcacacttcttcagatctgaagaagtgtgcatgcacacgaaagctcataccaaaatataaacttagttggtctttaaggtgctactgaaggaattttttattttgctctgacCTTATAGTCAGAGTTACTGGCAGTGAGCGAGGCCAGGAGAAAAATTAATTCATTGGGCAAGTGAGGAGagtgtgcagaggaaggagaaagtgtTCTATCCCCTCGTTCACATCACTTATCATGTTAATATACTAACAATGAAGTCAGGTGCAGAGTAATGATGGCTTTGTAGCCAAAACATGGCTATTggaaaacaaaagggaaagatcagcataatgccaaggtttgcagaagtaagcatagctgccaagttttcccttttctcgcgaggaagcctattcagcataatggaaaatccctttaaaaaagggataacttggcagctatggaagtaaGGAAtaaagttacagataggtagccgtgttggtctgagtcgaaacaaaataaaaaaattccttcagtagcaccttaaagaccaactaagtttttattttggtatgaactttcgtgtgcatgcacactgtgtatctgacgaagtgtgcatgcacacgaaagctcataccaaaataaaaacttagttggtctttaaggtgctactgaaggaattttttttattaaggaatAAAGGTTAGGGGAGGGGAATCCCTAGGAggcaaaaaccttttaaaaacagcCCAGAGCATTTCACGCTGCAAACTCAGTGTTATGGGTTGTCTCCTACGCAGAGTAGACAAACATTGGCTCTACCGGTAACTGTATATGCTTCCTGCAGGAAACACTAGTTTCAAGGGTAACCACAAAAAGCAGCCTCCCCGAATCTCACCAGATGCCATTGGTCtaccaactcccagcagccccagccagcacggccaatattcaggggtgatgggagtcgtagtccaaaatgtctgaagGACATCCAATTAGGGAAGGCTAATAGAAATCACTGGATGGGGCCAAacgcaggggcgtaggaagggaggggcactGGGGGCGCTTCGCCCTGGGCAGCGCGATCCTGAGGGCACCatggcggctgcccccccccaacacgctgggcgccctgccccccAGAACGCTTGCCACACCTACGGGtggcgcaccatgcccccagaacatttgccatgcccccagaatgcgtgccagccccgctcccgcctgctctccacccccggtgctggAAAATGAAGCTCCAACAATGGCCAAACGTCATGCTTCAGCCCTCACAGCTCTTCAACAAATGCATGACACATGTTACTGAGGCAAGCCATATGGCTACGACAATACcttatgggaaacagccctactagaaaaacgaaccaacaaactgaaactaacACAAGGACAAATAAAAGACGATGCCTTCACCCcaatatggctcccctttattacatacagtacacagcccaacaagataacaacaagaacccaccgacagcatacaaattgATATGGCTGACTTGACCCAACAGCctcacacatgcaaacaaaacTCACTGCATTCAACTGAAGGCAACCAACCAGGCCCTAGGTgctccaacctctctcaccaccaaagaaatCCA
This region of Zootoca vivipara chromosome 11, rZooViv1.1, whole genome shotgun sequence genomic DNA includes:
- the FYB1 gene encoding FYN-binding protein 1; the encoded protein is MDGKTNVKSIMAKFSNNPAGEVDSRQARVAGQPSLVARTAFEKFNHLENAAAPPRPSNIHKSPSFKPPLGTKPSLPDTSDKDPKPPHLKSNAVASKVAALAQAANRETSEKPGFPRPLGPKPSDGQKAESRPLFPKPPDNRLPGSAAPKNELRPPGLPRSNFKPEPQGNETKPVSQMAAGFKEKITAASQNDPKPPFPKPALGKKPGLHPVPNEETPPKYPSLNQTSPSPLGLKPKPNSFIMAKDAEGKRENGMDPTASAFPGVTLRHVADKSNLSPAPQKSYGQQSNEEARPSVAKNIFKVSQEDSGSTSGGPKFTGLPRATMTGPWDSNSEKEEKDKNLPRRKAIPPPFKLGPAPQKPSRPPTVNLEKFRKYTGESSSKPHVAGLPPALPLPVSTLQTATQLPPPPPPSASHPSAQAPVLPPRNIKPRDNEESYDDVEFGGNGGADESLNSEGETYEDINEMRPTSRDDERKKEKEERKKSEKEQKEKEKKEQDVRKKFKLVGPIEVIHQARACTDFKGGKNDLTFKQGDKIEIIRITDNPEGKWLGRSRGSYGYIKTTMVEIDYDSLKRKPRPSVNIQLRQPDSDQEVYDDVGEQDSVSSGSQSAAGGFPPPPPPSDDVYDGIEGDDDAQTRSVPHGEDRSDSWPRGLLKNLLKGKDFPKRSIREAATKINVTEDNGGSSRTSSAKQIGKDSGDSDVYDDVEPTDFPPPPKELSLAKSLSIARAKSDDRDSQKLKKMEKEEKEFRKKFKYEGDIRVLYITTISRAPSAKKRGSKDLQVKPGDSVEVIKNVDDTKVLCRNEEGKYGYVRRSCIMDDDEEIYDDIADDGCIYDND